The proteins below come from a single Eubacterium limosum genomic window:
- a CDS encoding amidophosphoribosyltransferase, giving the protein MGGIFGVVSKKDCVADLFFGTDYHSHLGTRRGGMAVYDQEEGFDRAIHNIENSPFRTKFERDVQEMKGQIGIGCISDSDPQPLIVRAHYGNFVLTTVCRINNADDIVERVLSKHRAHFMEMSSGKVNATELVASIIAARDNLLDGIKAAQEMVDGSLTMLIMTKDGIYASRDRLGRTPLIIGKKEDGYCASFESFAYQNLGYSDAYELGPNEIVYITADGYETVSPAGKEMKICAFLWTYYGYPTSTYEGVNVEAMRYRCGEALAKRDTDVPVDSVAGVPDSGIAHAIGYANESGIPFSRPLIKYTPTWPRSFMPPTQSMRHLIAKMKLISVDALIRDKKLLFIDDSIVRGTQMSDTASHLFSNGAREVHVRSACPPIMYGCKYLNFSRSTSEYDLITRRIIREREGDNDENVVADYADQNSRNHKEMVDTICKRLKFTSLKYHELEDMIESIGIDPCKVCTYCWNGKE; this is encoded by the coding sequence TTGGGAGGAATTTTTGGAGTTGTATCTAAAAAAGACTGTGTAGCAGATTTGTTTTTCGGGACAGATTATCATTCACATTTAGGAACGCGTAGAGGAGGCATGGCCGTCTACGATCAGGAAGAAGGCTTTGACCGGGCAATTCATAATATAGAGAATTCACCCTTCCGTACAAAGTTTGAACGCGATGTACAGGAAATGAAAGGACAGATCGGCATTGGCTGTATCAGTGACAGCGACCCGCAGCCGCTTATTGTCCGCGCGCATTATGGCAATTTTGTGTTGACCACAGTTTGCCGGATTAACAATGCCGATGACATCGTAGAGCGGGTATTGTCCAAGCACCGTGCCCATTTTATGGAAATGAGCAGTGGAAAGGTAAATGCTACCGAACTGGTCGCTTCGATCATTGCTGCCAGAGATAACCTTCTGGATGGAATTAAAGCAGCACAGGAAATGGTGGATGGTTCCCTGACCATGCTGATCATGACAAAGGACGGCATTTACGCGTCCAGAGACCGCCTGGGGAGGACACCTTTGATTATCGGCAAAAAGGAGGATGGCTATTGCGCGTCCTTTGAATCCTTTGCTTATCAAAACCTGGGCTACAGTGACGCTTATGAGCTGGGGCCAAATGAAATAGTTTATATCACAGCCGATGGCTATGAAACGGTATCGCCAGCGGGTAAGGAGATGAAAATTTGCGCCTTCCTGTGGACTTACTATGGTTATCCAACTTCAACCTATGAAGGGGTAAATGTAGAGGCAATGCGCTACCGCTGTGGTGAAGCTCTGGCAAAACGTGACACTGATGTGCCAGTCGATTCAGTCGCCGGGGTTCCTGATTCCGGGATTGCACATGCCATCGGCTATGCCAACGAATCAGGCATTCCCTTTTCAAGGCCGCTGATTAAGTATACACCTACCTGGCCAAGAAGCTTTATGCCGCCGACACAGAGCATGCGGCATCTTATCGCTAAGATGAAGCTTATTTCAGTCGATGCTCTGATCAGAGACAAAAAGCTTTTATTTATTGACGATTCCATTGTGCGCGGGACGCAGATGAGTGATACCGCCAGCCACCTGTTCAGCAACGGTGCCAGGGAGGTTCATGTCCGATCAGCCTGCCCACCAATTATGTATGGCTGTAAGTACCTGAACTTCTCGCGTTCTACTTCGGAGTATGATTTAATCACACGCCGTATTATCCGTGAACGTGAGGGAGATAATGACGAGAATGTCGTAGCAGATTATGCAGACCAGAATTCTCGGAATCATAAGGAAATGGTTGACACGATCTGTAAGCGACTTAAATTTACTTCACTCAAATATCATGAGCTGGAGGATATGATCGAGTCCATCGGTATCGATCCCTGTAAGGTCTGTACCTATTGCTGGAACGGTAAGGAATAG
- a CDS encoding YifB family Mg chelatase-like AAA ATPase, with amino-acid sequence MLSQIHSCSLLGIEGQIVTVEIDVLNGLPSYVLVGLPDTGVKESKERVYSALKNSGYSYPMKKITINLAPADLKKEGPAYDLPIALGLLMASEQLEPVDIESYVILGELSLSGEIKPINGILPMVLAARDHGFKKIMIPSANQYEAAVVEGIEILPVESVAEAAAHLSGECCKAPCKVDIDALFKRSSTHNCETDFSEIRGQEHAKRAFEIAAAGAHNLLLSGPPGAGKSMMAKAFPSILPDMTVEEALEVTKIYSVAGLLRDAQVMTERPFRSPHHTISNISLIGGGRIPKPGEVSLAHLGVLFLDELPEFKKSALEVLRQPIEDQQVTISRVSASLTYPASFMMIASMNPCPCGYYGDPTHECRCSTSEIHRYAGKISGPLLDRIDIKIEVPAMDFDALETAPKGERSADIKARVNAARAVQNRRYAKEEGLYFNAQLSPRYIEKYCKLGLHEKQLMEKIYKKMNLSARGYHRILKLARTIADLEGAADINAAHLSEAVQYRSFSPEG; translated from the coding sequence ATGCTTTCCCAGATTCACAGCTGCAGCCTTTTAGGGATTGAGGGACAGATTGTTACAGTAGAGATTGATGTACTAAACGGCCTTCCTTCCTATGTGCTGGTGGGCCTTCCGGACACGGGCGTTAAAGAGTCGAAGGAGCGGGTTTACTCTGCTCTGAAAAACAGCGGCTACAGCTATCCGATGAAAAAGATCACCATCAATCTGGCGCCGGCAGACCTTAAGAAGGAGGGCCCGGCCTATGACCTGCCCATCGCTCTTGGGCTGTTAATGGCTTCGGAGCAGTTGGAGCCTGTTGATATTGAAAGCTATGTAATCCTGGGAGAGCTTTCTCTGAGCGGTGAGATTAAGCCGATTAATGGTATCTTACCTATGGTCCTGGCCGCCAGGGATCATGGCTTTAAAAAAATCATGATCCCTTCGGCGAACCAGTACGAGGCGGCGGTGGTTGAGGGAATTGAAATTCTTCCTGTGGAGAGTGTGGCAGAGGCGGCAGCACATCTATCTGGTGAATGTTGTAAAGCACCCTGCAAGGTGGACATTGACGCCTTGTTCAAAAGAAGCAGTACTCATAACTGTGAGACAGACTTTTCAGAGATACGAGGACAGGAACATGCAAAAAGAGCTTTTGAAATTGCCGCTGCAGGCGCCCATAATCTTCTGTTAAGCGGGCCGCCTGGAGCAGGAAAATCGATGATGGCAAAAGCGTTCCCGTCAATTCTGCCGGATATGACGGTGGAGGAAGCGCTGGAAGTCACGAAGATTTATTCAGTGGCCGGGCTTCTGCGCGATGCGCAGGTAATGACCGAAAGGCCTTTCCGATCACCGCACCACACCATCTCAAATATCTCACTGATTGGCGGGGGACGTATCCCCAAGCCGGGTGAGGTATCTCTGGCGCACCTGGGAGTATTGTTTTTGGACGAACTGCCAGAATTTAAAAAGAGCGCGCTGGAGGTTTTGAGGCAGCCCATTGAAGACCAGCAGGTCACCATTTCAAGAGTCAGCGCTTCGCTGACCTATCCGGCCTCATTTATGATGATTGCCAGTATGAACCCCTGTCCCTGCGGTTATTACGGTGATCCGACCCATGAATGCCGCTGCAGTACCAGTGAGATACACCGTTATGCCGGAAAAATATCCGGGCCACTTTTGGATAGAATCGATATAAAAATTGAAGTGCCGGCCATGGATTTTGATGCGCTTGAGACAGCGCCAAAGGGTGAGCGCTCTGCGGATATCAAAGCTCGGGTCAATGCGGCACGCGCTGTGCAAAACAGGCGGTATGCGAAGGAAGAGGGCCTTTACTTCAATGCCCAGCTCTCACCGAGGTATATCGAAAAATATTGTAAGCTGGGACTGCATGAAAAGCAGCTTATGGAAAAAATTTATAAGAAAATGAATCTCAGCGCCAGAGGATACCATCGTATTCTCAAGCTGGCCAGAACCATTGCGGATTTGGAGGGCGCTGCTGATATAAATGCCGCTCATCTATCGGAGGCAGTACAGTACCGAAGCTTTAGTCCTGAAGGATAA
- a CDS encoding NAD(P)/FAD-dependent oxidoreductase, whose amino-acid sequence MKKTAIIGGGPAGMSAAIAALRSGQQADLYDQNEKLGKKLYITGKGRCNLTNHCDISEFFDSIVTNKNFLYSALYTFTNDALMDLMEENGCPLKIERGERVFPKSDKSSDVIKAYRKILEREGAQVFLNQRIAAVETAKSSEGVKVTGVRFENGRIENYDRVILATGGRSYISTGSDGSGFKMARDLGHRVTPLRPSLVGVNTQEAWVPKLQGLSLRNVGLTMKQGRKKIRHEAGEMLFTHFGVSGPLVLTMSAFMKPPYEDYTLTIDLKPALSMEQMDVRLQRDFEKYHNKHFINGLVDLLPSKMIPVMVKCSGIPEDKRVNQITREERRHLAELFKGLALHVTSLQDINTAIITSGGVDVKEIDPSTMESKLVRGLYFAGEMIDVDALTGGFNIQIAASTGWLAGLSEEG is encoded by the coding sequence ATGAAAAAAACAGCCATTATCGGCGGCGGCCCGGCAGGGATGAGCGCAGCCATTGCCGCGCTGCGCTCAGGCCAGCAGGCAGACCTTTACGACCAGAATGAAAAACTGGGCAAAAAGCTGTATATTACTGGCAAGGGCCGGTGCAACCTGACCAATCACTGTGACATAAGTGAATTTTTTGACAGTATTGTCACCAACAAAAATTTCCTTTATTCGGCCCTCTATACCTTTACAAATGATGCGCTTATGGATCTGATGGAAGAAAACGGCTGTCCCCTTAAAATTGAGCGGGGCGAGCGGGTCTTTCCCAAGAGTGACAAATCTAGCGATGTCATTAAAGCCTACAGGAAAATTCTGGAGCGCGAAGGGGCACAGGTCTTCCTGAACCAGCGTATTGCCGCTGTCGAGACAGCAAAGAGCAGCGAAGGGGTAAAGGTTACAGGTGTCCGTTTTGAGAATGGAAGAATCGAAAACTATGATCGGGTCATCCTGGCCACTGGCGGGAGAAGCTATATCTCAACAGGCTCTGACGGTTCCGGTTTTAAAATGGCCAGAGACCTCGGACACCGGGTAACCCCGCTGAGACCATCATTAGTGGGCGTCAATACCCAGGAGGCATGGGTGCCGAAGCTTCAGGGCCTCTCCCTTCGCAATGTAGGGCTGACCATGAAACAGGGCAGGAAAAAGATCCGCCATGAAGCGGGGGAAATGCTTTTTACGCATTTTGGTGTTTCCGGTCCGCTGGTCCTTACCATGAGTGCTTTTATGAAGCCGCCATATGAAGACTATACTTTGACCATTGATTTGAAGCCGGCTCTCAGCATGGAACAGATGGATGTGCGGCTGCAGCGTGACTTTGAAAAATATCATAACAAGCATTTTATTAACGGTTTAGTTGATTTATTACCTTCAAAAATGATTCCGGTTATGGTAAAATGTTCAGGGATTCCAGAAGATAAAAGGGTGAACCAGATCACGCGGGAGGAACGCAGGCATCTGGCAGAGCTTTTTAAAGGGCTGGCGCTCCACGTGACCTCTCTTCAGGATATCAATACCGCCATTATCACTTCTGGCGGTGTGGATGTCAAAGAGATCGACCCGAGCACAATGGAATCAAAACTCGTCCGGGGGCTTTATTTTGCCGGCGAAATGATTGACGTCGATGCCCTGACCGGAGGATTTAACATACAGATTGCCGCCAGTACCGGATGGCTGGCAGGCTTATCGGAAGAAGGTTAA
- a CDS encoding MurR/RpiR family transcriptional regulator yields the protein MNQSSDMKQDSKPELRDIFAEIKERYKGLSKSHKKIAAFVMKNYEKAPDMSAIKVAQHVKVSEATVVRFALSLGYEGYPEFRKALKNEINSKLTTIERINMTLGDEEKEKLMQRSVAAVLKSDINSINGTLESFDYEALRQCVDLIRSAGKVVIIGFRTTSLLTEHLGYYLNLILDDVRVINHGVTDIYEHLIKIGEGDVVIAMSFPRYAQKTYEAVEFLKNRGPRIITISDNEHAPINEFADHKLIAKSNVYSFVDSLVAPLSLINALVVAVGFKNIKETKQTFNELEEIWKEHYIYTGDEFVKDL from the coding sequence ATGAATCAATCATCGGATATGAAACAAGACAGCAAACCGGAACTAAGGGATATTTTTGCAGAGATTAAGGAGCGCTATAAAGGCCTGAGCAAGAGCCATAAAAAAATTGCAGCCTTTGTGATGAAAAATTATGAAAAGGCTCCGGATATGTCCGCCATCAAAGTAGCGCAGCATGTTAAGGTCAGTGAAGCGACGGTTGTGCGCTTTGCGCTGTCTTTAGGCTATGAAGGCTATCCAGAGTTCAGAAAGGCCCTTAAAAATGAAATAAACAGTAAATTGACGACCATTGAGCGCATCAACATGACTTTGGGTGACGAGGAAAAAGAAAAGCTGATGCAGCGCTCTGTGGCCGCGGTGCTCAAAAGTGATATCAACAGCATCAACGGAACCCTTGAATCCTTTGATTACGAAGCGCTCAGGCAATGCGTAGACCTGATCCGCAGTGCAGGCAAGGTGGTCATTATCGGTTTTAGAACAACTAGTCTGCTGACCGAGCATCTGGGCTATTACCTGAACCTGATCCTGGATGATGTCCGGGTAATCAATCACGGTGTAACAGACATATATGAGCATTTGATCAAAATTGGCGAGGGCGACGTGGTCATTGCCATGAGCTTCCCGCGCTATGCGCAGAAAACCTATGAGGCTGTAGAATTTCTTAAAAACCGGGGTCCCAGGATTATCACCATATCGGATAATGAGCACGCACCCATCAATGAGTTTGCCGATCACAAGCTCATTGCGAAGAGCAATGTTTATTCCTTCGTGGACTCCCTGGTGGCGCCTTTAAGTCTGATTAACGCGCTGGTAGTGGCCGTTGGTTTTAAAAATATCAAAGAAACAAAACAGACCTTTAATGAGCTCGAAGAAATCTGGAAAGAACATTATATTTATACCGGTGACGAGTTTGTCAAGGATTTATAG
- the scpB gene encoding SMC-Scp complex subunit ScpB — MQELSKSNKKRLKGIIEGILFAAGEPVALRELEKAMELDGNTIQALMSELEKDYGSVERGLRLVQVNHTWQLSTKPEHYDFIRQVLGQQEPTGLSKAALETLSIIAYRQPITRIDIDNLRGVSSNSSVQRLLDRGLIKEAGRMEAPGRPILYKTTPAFLKTVHLKHIEDLPAFEQFAEGEQQKIDISASMAENMEINTVEELN, encoded by the coding sequence ATGCAGGAACTTTCAAAGAGTAATAAAAAGCGTCTAAAGGGAATCATCGAAGGCATCCTTTTTGCCGCCGGTGAGCCTGTCGCGCTGCGTGAGCTTGAAAAGGCGATGGAGCTGGACGGGAACACCATTCAGGCCCTTATGTCAGAACTGGAAAAGGACTATGGCAGTGTGGAACGAGGGCTTCGCCTAGTGCAGGTCAATCACACATGGCAGCTGTCCACAAAGCCTGAACATTACGATTTTATCCGTCAGGTACTGGGGCAGCAGGAGCCCACAGGGCTGTCCAAGGCGGCTCTTGAGACGCTTTCGATCATTGCCTACCGCCAGCCGATTACCCGTATCGATATTGATAATCTGAGAGGGGTCAGCTCCAACAGTTCTGTTCAGCGGCTCCTTGACCGGGGGCTGATCAAGGAGGCTGGCAGGATGGAAGCGCCGGGCCGGCCGATTCTCTATAAAACAACCCCCGCCTTTTTAAAGACCGTTCATTTGAAGCATATCGAGGATTTGCCGGCTTTTGAGCAGTTTGCTGAGGGAGAACAGCAGAAAATCGATATCTCCGCTTCTATGGCGGAAAATATGGAAATAAACACAGTTGAGGAATTGAATTGA
- a CDS encoding bifunctional 4-hydroxy-3-methylbut-2-enyl diphosphate reductase/30S ribosomal protein S1 yields MQIIIADKAGYCFGIENAMKMVEDTLANHQNQSIYTLGDISHNRQEMDRLIGRGVVKAETIDEIDHGCVIIRSHGVGKDVIEAAEAKGLEIVNATCPFVRAMQKKVEDYYKKGYQIVIVGNQEHPEVVGATGWCNNEAIVINDIKSVENLKKYDKICVVAQTTIIEANFNKITEALKSKADEIVIFNTICSATAERQAAAAETAKVVEYMIVIGGYHSSNTQKLLDICKTYCKNTCHIETAGELDPNEIKKYQTIGITAGASTPDWIVKEVTESMEENKLEQEQTQEVVQETEAAKAQTANEIADANFDFAAEIEESLKPIRKGAPVEGEVIHIDNDEVILNIGYKADAVIKKNDFTWKHDEELADLVKLGDKVNAIVTDLNDGSGSVKLSKIKYDNQAVQRQLAEAFENKTVLEGKVKGVSGSGLIVDIGFTDIFMPASQYHVRYVKDLESLIGEDVKGIIIDYNAKRRRAILSQKVILEKEIKEKQAALREAKEKRFDELEVGDIVGGTVKTITNFGIFVDLNGIDGFVHRSDLTWERANEPKDLVEKGQEIEAKVISKNDEDKKIKLSVKALKERPWEEFVKNYKVDDEVEVKITNVLDFGAFAEILPGVEGLIHVSEISYDRVESVAAVLKPGDVVKVKIIGINTEKEKISLSIKATLEAPERPARQKKSDSSYERSSAPRSDAPRRRPQQNKNKTVYEESANVTLGDAFGNLFEGLSFDDEDDDK; encoded by the coding sequence ATGCAGATTATCATTGCCGATAAGGCAGGCTACTGCTTTGGAATTGAAAACGCCATGAAAATGGTCGAGGATACTCTGGCAAACCACCAGAATCAATCAATCTATACCCTGGGGGATATATCCCATAACCGTCAGGAAATGGATCGGCTGATCGGCAGAGGGGTTGTCAAGGCGGAGACCATCGATGAAATAGACCATGGCTGCGTCATCATTCGTTCTCACGGTGTGGGGAAGGATGTGATTGAGGCGGCTGAGGCCAAGGGCCTTGAAATTGTCAACGCGACATGTCCTTTTGTAAGGGCGATGCAGAAAAAAGTTGAGGATTACTACAAAAAGGGCTACCAGATTGTCATTGTCGGCAATCAGGAGCACCCGGAGGTCGTTGGCGCTACAGGCTGGTGCAATAACGAAGCAATTGTTATAAACGACATAAAAAGTGTAGAAAATTTAAAAAAATATGATAAAATATGTGTAGTGGCGCAGACGACGATCATCGAGGCAAATTTTAACAAAATTACAGAAGCCCTGAAGTCGAAAGCGGATGAAATTGTTATATTTAATACTATTTGCAGTGCAACAGCTGAAAGACAAGCGGCTGCGGCAGAAACTGCAAAGGTAGTAGAATATATGATCGTAATAGGCGGATATCATAGTTCCAATACCCAAAAATTATTAGATATCTGTAAGACCTATTGCAAAAACACTTGTCATATAGAAACAGCCGGAGAATTAGACCCTAATGAGATTAAGAAGTATCAAACCATCGGAATCACAGCGGGCGCATCAACACCGGATTGGATCGTTAAGGAGGTAACGGAAAGTATGGAAGAAAACAAATTGGAACAAGAACAAACTCAAGAGGTGGTTCAGGAAACAGAAGCTGCAAAAGCGCAGACAGCAAACGAAATTGCAGACGCTAATTTCGATTTCGCAGCTGAGATTGAAGAATCCCTCAAACCAATCAGAAAGGGTGCCCCAGTAGAAGGTGAAGTAATTCACATTGACAATGATGAAGTTATTTTGAATATTGGATATAAGGCAGATGCAGTCATTAAGAAGAATGACTTCACATGGAAACATGATGAAGAACTGGCAGACCTTGTCAAACTTGGTGATAAAGTCAATGCTATTGTGACCGACTTAAATGACGGTTCTGGCAGCGTTAAATTGTCTAAGATCAAATATGACAATCAGGCAGTTCAGCGTCAGTTAGCAGAAGCCTTTGAAAATAAAACTGTTTTAGAAGGTAAAGTAAAAGGCGTGTCTGGCAGCGGTCTCATTGTTGATATCGGATTTACAGATATCTTCATGCCAGCATCCCAGTATCATGTGCGTTATGTCAAAGATCTTGAATCTTTAATCGGCGAAGACGTTAAAGGCATTATCATTGACTACAACGCAAAGAGAAGAAGAGCCATCTTGTCACAGAAGGTTATTCTTGAAAAAGAAATCAAAGAAAAACAGGCAGCTTTAAGAGAAGCCAAAGAAAAACGTTTTGACGAGCTTGAAGTCGGCGATATCGTGGGCGGTACCGTTAAAACCATCACTAACTTTGGTATCTTCGTAGACTTAAACGGAATTGATGGTTTTGTGCATCGTTCTGATTTAACCTGGGAAAGAGCTAACGAACCAAAAGACCTGGTAGAAAAAGGTCAGGAAATCGAAGCAAAGGTTATTTCCAAGAACGATGAAGACAAGAAGATCAAACTGAGCGTTAAGGCCCTTAAAGAAAGACCTTGGGAAGAATTCGTTAAAAACTATAAAGTGGATGACGAAGTTGAAGTTAAGATCACAAACGTACTGGATTTTGGTGCTTTCGCTGAAATTTTGCCAGGCGTTGAAGGCTTAATTCATGTTTCTGAAATCAGCTATGATCGTGTAGAGTCTGTTGCAGCTGTTCTGAAACCGGGCGATGTTGTTAAGGTTAAAATCATTGGTATCAATACTGAAAAAGAAAAAATCAGCCTGAGTATCAAAGCAACCTTAGAAGCGCCTGAAAGACCTGCAAGACAGAAAAAATCAGATTCTTCTTATGAAAGATCCTCTGCACCAAGATCTGATGCGCCAAGAAGAAGACCACAACAGAATAAGAATAAAACTGTTTATGAAGAATCAGCTAATGTAACCTTAGGTGATGCTTTTGGTAATCTTTTTGAAGGTCTGTCATTCGATGACGAAGACGACGATAAATAA
- a CDS encoding lysophospholipid acyltransferase family protein: MFYRFGRAIIKLLNLILYNIHVEGEENIPETGGVVLCPNHISNYDPLAVATHMNRQVHFLAKAELYKNFIVRKVLLAVGTIPVDRGKVSLETLKESLRVLKNGEILGIFPEGTRVKNGERKKPMEGFVVFALKTKSPILPVHIEGEYKFRGKINIKFGKPIELNEYYGKKVKPEEMSKISEKIMDIVYDLQ; this comes from the coding sequence ATGTTTTATAGATTCGGAAGAGCCATTATCAAGCTTTTAAACCTTATTCTGTATAACATCCATGTGGAAGGGGAAGAAAATATCCCGGAGACAGGCGGGGTTGTCCTTTGCCCCAATCATATCAGTAATTATGACCCTCTGGCAGTGGCGACCCATATGAATCGGCAGGTGCATTTTCTGGCCAAGGCCGAGCTTTATAAAAATTTTATTGTCAGAAAGGTGCTGCTTGCCGTGGGTACCATTCCAGTCGACAGGGGAAAGGTTTCATTGGAAACACTAAAGGAATCCTTAAGAGTTCTCAAAAATGGTGAGATTCTGGGCATTTTCCCGGAGGGGACCCGTGTAAAAAACGGCGAACGCAAGAAACCAATGGAAGGTTTCGTGGTGTTTGCCCTAAAAACCAAGTCTCCCATCCTGCCGGTACATATTGAAGGTGAATACAAATTTAGAGGTAAAATAAACATAAAATTCGGAAAACCCATTGAATTAAACGAATATTATGGAAAAAAAGTGAAACCTGAAGAAATGTCAAAAATAAGTGAAAAAATTATGGACATTGTCTATGATTTACAATAA
- a CDS encoding class I SAM-dependent methyltransferase, translating into MNFLNRVRGVPVPSINEFRRVTLLAGALMAEHLRMGDSAVDATAGTGADTCLLARSVGACGKVYSFDVQKEALKETEQRLSAEGLRDRVLLFHKGHETMGSIPELRQDSKIMGIMFNLGYLPHGDKEIVTKTDTTLAALESSVTLLAPKGLMTLCLYRHLAGLEESMAVEKWCAQLGAGFNVHKLETINKNNPPYLILAEKTK; encoded by the coding sequence ATGAATTTTTTAAACCGTGTCCGGGGTGTGCCGGTGCCGTCGATTAATGAATTCAGGAGAGTGACCCTGCTGGCAGGAGCCTTGATGGCCGAGCACTTACGCATGGGAGACTCCGCCGTCGACGCGACCGCCGGGACAGGTGCAGATACCTGTCTGCTGGCCCGGAGTGTGGGAGCGTGCGGAAAGGTCTACTCTTTTGACGTCCAGAAAGAAGCCCTGAAAGAAACCGAGCAGCGCCTGTCGGCCGAGGGCTTAAGAGACCGGGTCCTTCTTTTTCACAAGGGGCACGAAACAATGGGCAGTATACCAGAGCTTCGTCAGGACTCTAAGATAATGGGTATTATGTTTAATTTAGGGTATTTGCCTCATGGAGACAAAGAAATCGTTACAAAGACAGATACCACACTGGCAGCACTTGAAAGCAGTGTAACCCTGCTGGCGCCAAAGGGGCTGATGACGCTTTGCCTGTACCGGCATCTAGCCGGACTGGAGGAGAGCATGGCCGTTGAAAAATGGTGCGCGCAGCTTGGAGCAGGGTTTAATGTGCACAAGCTTGAGACAATCAATAAAAATAATCCGCCCTATTTAATTTTGGCGGAAAAGACAAAATGA
- a CDS encoding pseudouridine synthase produces MRLQKYMAQCGVASRRKSEELIAAGRVCVNGEAVLTPGLQVDPEADRITVDGKTIAEDKKIYVLLNKPKGVVSTSADRHADQTVMDLLPIKERLFTVGRLDKDTEGLLILTNDGDLTFRLTHPSHEFNKIYEGLVKGLPSTGELKLFAEGVQIEDDDHTLHTTAPASVQVIKTYRSTALLEMTIHEGRKRQIRKMCAAIGHPVIHLKRTAIGSITLKGLKAGEWRYLTEEEIRYLRGEKDD; encoded by the coding sequence TTGAGATTACAGAAATATATGGCCCAGTGTGGCGTTGCTTCAAGACGTAAATCAGAAGAACTGATTGCCGCAGGCAGGGTATGTGTCAACGGTGAGGCAGTGCTGACACCAGGGCTTCAGGTAGACCCGGAAGCCGACAGGATTACAGTGGATGGTAAAACCATCGCGGAGGACAAAAAAATTTATGTGCTGCTGAACAAGCCAAAAGGTGTGGTTTCTACCTCGGCAGACCGCCACGCCGACCAGACTGTGATGGATCTGCTGCCCATTAAGGAGCGGCTGTTTACCGTGGGGCGGTTGGATAAGGATACGGAGGGGCTGCTGATTTTAACCAATGACGGAGACCTTACTTTCAGACTGACGCACCCCAGCCATGAGTTTAACAAAATTTATGAAGGGCTGGTAAAAGGGCTCCCCAGTACCGGAGAGCTGAAGCTTTTTGCTGAAGGTGTCCAGATCGAGGATGATGACCATACACTGCATACCACTGCGCCCGCTTCAGTGCAGGTAATAAAGACTTACAGAAGCACAGCCCTGCTCGAAATGACGATCCACGAGGGAAGGAAGCGCCAGATTCGTAAAATGTGCGCGGCAATCGGCCATCCCGTCATTCACCTTAAGCGGACAGCTATTGGCAGTATTACCTTAAAAGGGTTAAAGGCTGGTGAATGGCGTTATCTTACTGAGGAAGAAATACGTTATCTGAGGGGAGAAAAAGATGATTAA
- the cmk gene encoding (d)CMP kinase, with protein MQIAIDGPAGAGKSTIAKIIAKELGILYLDTGAMYRAITYGIWKNKIDFSDQKAIADFTKENTIDFKGTDVYLSGEKVTEEIRLPIVSRHTSDVACIGEVRRLLVGQQQSIAGCHSVIMDGRDIGSVVLPKADYKFYLDASIDERARRRAIEQQARGIDQDFDSIRESIAVRDYNDSHRDEGPLVCTEDAIVVDTTGKSIEEVCQVILDNIRGGKAHVL; from the coding sequence ATGCAAATTGCGATTGACGGCCCCGCTGGGGCAGGAAAAAGTACCATTGCGAAAATAATTGCAAAGGAATTGGGTATTCTATATTTAGATACCGGCGCCATGTACCGGGCCATTACCTATGGTATCTGGAAAAATAAAATAGATTTTTCGGATCAGAAGGCCATTGCCGATTTTACAAAAGAGAACACCATCGATTTTAAAGGGACAGATGTTTACCTGAGTGGAGAGAAGGTTACAGAAGAGATCCGTCTGCCCATTGTCAGCAGGCACACGTCAGATGTTGCCTGTATTGGTGAAGTCCGCAGACTGCTGGTCGGCCAGCAGCAGAGCATTGCAGGCTGCCATTCTGTTATTATGGATGGCAGAGATATCGGGTCTGTTGTGCTTCCCAAGGCAGACTATAAATTTTATCTGGATGCCAGCATTGATGAACGCGCCAGACGGCGTGCTATTGAGCAGCAGGCCAGGGGAATTGATCAGGATTTTGACAGTATCCGTGAAAGCATTGCGGTTCGCGATTACAATGACAGCCACCGCGATGAAGGGCCGCTGGTCTGTACAGAGGATGCCATTGTGGTCGATACGACCGGCAAAAGCATCGAGGAAGTCTGCCAGGTAATCTTAGATAATATCCGGGGAGGAAAGGCCCATGTTTTATAG